In Colletotrichum destructivum chromosome 8, complete sequence, the following proteins share a genomic window:
- a CDS encoding Putative phosphoglycolate phosphatase-like, domain 2, HAD superfamily, protein MPSTTIEKPPDLIIRLFVACPRSGSTLLMRTFAESPECGVTSRLMLVDLASLGGQDTPNPAIFQTPAQHDVYQLALDAGKRFLISREELGHDTRKGECSYDLLPSASAFDLLRPVFLIRDPIRVFDSWKRIGWKDVQSFIDCYVNVFGMMDRSASRNISCLLYEQLVYDPRKELQRICDRWGIPFTDAMLQFTKPFGPVHFKSEERTKANCETEPAGILTTVEATSSIIQDVKYHDLLTLEEKEKIERTLCRSYLGCWRDKVDQLRAMLSEKTWFGFDLDDTLHEFRLASSTATNKALEVLSQSYGTSLEVLKKEYSCILRSKTSNAFSDGKTSFEYRRERFTLLFERISQTPSPTFLTSLLEIYEKILMDSLQLKCGAISLLATLKRLGKKIVIITEGPQDAQERTIRHLGITDQVDALVTTNSFGLSKVDGLFPKVLQHLGISPAEMAYIGDNKQRDMEPALAESIFCIHFAEAANFSLDVYPPQVNTLAKLDCIISNSEAVLQ, encoded by the coding sequence ATGCCTTCAACCACCATCGAAAAGCCTCCAGACCTCATTATTCGGTTGTTTGTTGCCTGTCCACGCAGTGGGTCCACACTCCTTATGAGAACCTTTGCTGAATCTCCCGAGTGTGGTGTCACTAGTCGGTTGATGCTCGTGGACCTCGCAAGCCTAGGGGGTCAAGATACACCCAACCCCGCAATCTTCCAGACTCCTGCCCAGCATGATGTATATCAATTGGCGCTCGATGCTGGAAAGCGGTTTCTCATCTCCAGAGAAGAACTCGGCCACGATACAAGAAAGGGCGAGTGTTCCTACGACTTGCTCCCAAGTGCCTCTGCATTTGATCTTTTACGACCGGTCTTTCTTATACGCGATCCCATACGCGTGTTTGACAGCTGGAAGAGAATAGGATGGAAAGACGTCCAGAGCTTTATTGACTGCTATGTCAACGTTTTCGGCATGATGGATCGGTCGGCTTCGAGGAACATATCCTGTCTACTGTACGAGCAACTCGTCTACGACCCTCGGAAGGAACTTCAGCGAATCTGTGACCGATGGGGTATACCTTTCACAGATGCAATGCTTCAATTCACAAAGCCTTTTGGACCAGTCCACTTCAAGTCCGAAGAGAGGACGAAAGCCAATTGCGAAACAGAACCAGCCGGCATCCTCACGACAGTCGAAGCGACCTCGTCAATCATACAAGATGTGAAATACCATGATCTCCTGACactggaagagaaggaaaagattGAACGCACCTTGTGCCGCTCATATCTTGGCTGTTGGCGGGACAAGGTAGACCAACTTCGGGCTATGTTATCTGAGAAAACATGGTTCGGCTTCGACCTTGACGACACTCTTCATGAGTTTCGCCTCGCATCTTCAACGGCAACGAACAAAGCACTAGAAGTACTATCGCAGAGCTATGGAACATCGTTGGAAGTTTTGAAGAAAGAGTACTCCTGTATCCTTCGAAGCAAGACGTCAAATGCATTTTCGGATGGGAAGACGTCATTTGAGTACAGAAGAGAGAGGTTTACTCTCTTGTTTGAACGAATCTCTCAGACACCTAGTCCGACATTTCTCACAAGCCTTCTGGAAATTTACGAAAAAATATTGATGGATTCTCTTCAACTCAAATGCGGGGCCATCAGTCTTTTGGCAACGCTGAAGAGACTGGGAAAGAAAATCGTCATAATTACAGAAGGTCCTCAGGATGCGCAGGAACGAACGATACGCCATCTGGGCATTACCGATCAAGTCGATGCTTTAGTAACGACGAATTCCTTTGGTTTATCAAAAGTTGACGGATTGTTTCCAAAGGTCCTACAACACCTCGGAATTTCGCCCGCCGAGATGGCTTACATTGGAGACAACAAACAGCGAGACATGGAGCCCGCATTAGCTGAAAGCATCTTCTGTATTCATTTCGCCGAGGCGGCAAACTTCTCTCTTGATGTTTACCCACCGCAAGTAAACACTTTGGCGAAGCTTGACTGTATCATCTCAAACTCGGAGGCGGTTTTACAGTAG
- a CDS encoding Putative O-methyltransferase domain, S-adenosyl-L-methionine-dependent methyltransferase superfamily, with product MALTPLVEELMENARKYDSYFSNGLHFPSSRGADEEYVEARQAVIDGAQRIRLACMTPDQRLNQYITRAYDVAVIRVLNDVDIANHVPDEGITFSALSKAVGIRERVLVKIMRTIICHGIFSEPEPNFVKHTDVSQLFRLSGIHSLCRFAIDTVLPSMERLLEADAKWKGSQDPSHSAFNIAHNSTGPMYKFPNEACFRAIISPADAKGLSSYPLWQEIDNPGARFVDVGGNCGVIETAEKQERQPGGVLVDQEAGQRLSLKPYDMFSGPQPVRNADVYFYRADFHNWSDFKCQEILRNMLPALKPGAHIVICDIVLPNRCDLTYDQHYCRITDLAMYALHSSWERSETEWKSLFSSVDTGFHVKEIYTLWPGSYQKFIHLVWRPNS from the exons ATGGCTCTGACTCCCTTGGTTGAAGAGCTCATGGAGAATGCTCGCAAGTACGACAGTTATTTCTCTAATGGCCTACACTTCCCCAGCAGTCGGGGAGCAGATGAAGAGTACGTCGAGGCACGGCAGGCCGTCATAGATGGCGCACAACGTATAAGGCTAGCGTGCATGACGCCCGACCAGCGGCTCAATCAGTACATAACCCGG GCGTATGACGTCGCCGTGATTCGTGTGTTAAACGACGTAGACATTGCCAACCACGTACCCGACGAAGGCATCACGTTCTCTGCCCTATCGAAGGCTGTAGGAATTCGCGAACGGGTTCTAGTCAAAATCATGCGCACCATTATCTGCCATGGCATCTTctccgagcccgagcccaACTTCGTGAAGCACACCGATGTGTCGCAGCTATTCCGTCTTTCCGGGATCCATTCGTTGTGCAGATTCGCCATTGACACTGTCCTCCCCTCCATGGAGAGGCTTCTCGAGGCCGATGCCAAGTGGAAAGGTTCTCAGGACCCGTCTCACTCTGCCTTCAACATTGCCCATAACTCTACAGGGCCGATGTACAAGTTTCCCAACGAGGCCTGCTTCAGGGCCATCATCAGCCCTGCCGATGCCAAGGGTCTGTCATCGTATCCGTTGTGGCAGGAGATCGACAATCCCGGAGCTCGCTTCGTGGATGTAGGCGGCAACTGCGG CGTCATTGAGACCGCGGAGAAACAGGAGAGGCAGCCTGGGGGCGTGCTAGTGGATCAAGAAGCTGGGCAGCGCCTGAGCCTGAAGCCGTACGACATGTTCTCTGGACCGCAGCCTGTCCGCAACGCCGACGTCTACTTCTACCGTGCCGATTTTCACAACTGGTCGGATTTCAAATGTCAGGAAATCCTGCGGAACATGCTCCCAGCGCTGAAGCCAGGCGCCCACATCGTCATTTGTGACATTGTCCTCCCGAACCGCTGCGATCTAACCTATGATCAGCACTACTGTCG AATCACCGACCTCGCCATGTATGCACTTCACAGTTCATGGGAACGAAGTGAGACTGAGTGGAAAAGCTTGTTCTCGTCCGTCGATACTGGGTTCCATGTCAAGGAAATATACACCCTATGGCCTGGATCGTATCAAAAGTTTATCCACCTTGTTTGGAGACCTAACTCCTAG